From the genome of Candidatus Nitrosocosmicus oleophilus, one region includes:
- a CDS encoding 30S ribosomal protein S5 — protein MSRMSRPSEPEVEWKPRTALGIMVANGKINSMEQIFENGMRIQESEIVKHLLPDIKTQVVSVEIVQKQTDAGELTRFNALVAIGNESGWFGIGKGKASQMRNAIDKATNASYLNVIPVKLGCGSWECRCHQAHSVPFKVQGRGGSVTIELIPGPRGLGIVAGENIRNLLKLAGLKDCWSRSFGSTNTMSSTAKAIFSALRSTFITG, from the coding sequence ATGAGTAGGATGTCTAGACCTAGTGAACCTGAAGTAGAATGGAAGCCAAGAACTGCACTAGGTATTATGGTAGCCAATGGGAAAATAAACTCCATGGAGCAAATTTTTGAAAATGGTATGAGGATTCAAGAATCTGAGATTGTGAAACACCTTTTACCTGATATCAAGACTCAAGTAGTAAGTGTTGAAATAGTACAAAAACAAACCGATGCAGGCGAACTCACTAGATTTAATGCTCTTGTGGCAATAGGCAATGAGTCTGGGTGGTTTGGAATTGGAAAAGGTAAAGCCTCACAAATGAGGAATGCTATCGACAAGGCCACCAATGCTTCTTACCTAAACGTCATCCCAGTAAAATTGGGATGTGGAAGTTGGGAATGTCGATGTCACCAAGCTCATTCAGTACCATTTAAGGTACAGGGTAGAGGTGGCAGTGTAACGATTGAATTGATCCCTGGCCCTCGTGGATTAGGTATAGTGGCCGGTGAGAATATCAGAAACTTGTTGAAATTAGCAGGATTAAAGGACTGCTGGAGTAGGTCATTTGGATCTACCAACACAATGTCGTCTACCGCAAAAGCAATTTTTAGTGCATTGAGAAGTACGTTTATCACAGGATAG
- a CDS encoding uL30 family ribosomal protein, whose product MVYLVVRMKGTVNIPNWANVTLEGLHLNKKFRATLIPENDQTLGMLRKIKEIVSWTSVEENFIREFIEQKGRASSSKLLSNQRHEESGKTSNPDIDKVVSDISKNETYLSKLDGIKPWFALNPPRGGFKKKSKLLHSQNGILGENKDLLEIVKRMM is encoded by the coding sequence ATGGTGTATTTAGTAGTTAGAATGAAAGGGACTGTTAACATTCCCAATTGGGCAAATGTAACACTTGAAGGTTTACATCTTAACAAGAAATTTCGAGCAACCCTGATTCCAGAAAATGACCAAACGTTAGGTATGCTCAGGAAAATAAAAGAAATAGTTTCTTGGACATCTGTTGAGGAAAACTTTATCAGAGAATTTATCGAACAAAAAGGCCGTGCATCATCATCTAAGCTGTTATCCAACCAAAGGCATGAGGAATCTGGAAAAACATCCAATCCTGACATTGATAAGGTTGTCTCTGATATCTCTAAGAATGAAACATATCTTTCAAAATTAGATGGAATAAAACCATGGTTTGCGTTGAATCCTCCTAGAGGCGGATTTAAGAAAAAATCAAAGCTTTTGCACTCTCAAAACGGAATATTGGGGGAGAATAAAGATTTGTTAGAAATCGTAAAGAGGATGATGTAG
- a CDS encoding uL15 family ribosomal protein, which produces MATRLRKSRKQRGSRFCGWGQIGQHRASGSRGGVGGAGKHKHFFIRTIKEEPNHFGHEQFHALRPSDSLKWINLRDLNELVKYSETSEDGKVILDLEKLGYDKILGGGAINSALTVRVKRISDSAKNKITAAGGEVLILDELSTE; this is translated from the coding sequence ATGGCTACTCGACTAAGAAAAAGTAGAAAACAACGTGGAAGTCGCTTCTGCGGATGGGGCCAAATTGGTCAACATAGAGCTTCGGGCAGTAGAGGAGGCGTTGGAGGCGCTGGAAAGCACAAACACTTCTTCATAAGAACAATTAAAGAGGAACCAAATCACTTTGGGCATGAGCAATTTCATGCATTAAGACCAAGTGATTCTTTAAAATGGATAAATCTTAGAGACCTGAATGAATTGGTAAAATATTCAGAAACTAGTGAAGATGGTAAGGTCATACTTGATCTAGAAAAGTTAGGGTATGACAAGATCTTAGGTGGCGGAGCTATAAACTCTGCCCTTACAGTTCGGGTAAAAAGAATCTCAGACTCTGCCAAAAACAAAATCACAGCAGCTGGAGGAGAGGTGCTAATTTTAGATGAGCTCAGTACAGAATGA
- the secY gene encoding preprotein translocase subunit SecY, whose protein sequence is MSSVQNDGIFRTIVKTISPVIPQVEKPKKKITLTNKLIWTGIAMLIYLVMGQVPLFGVNVDPAADPLAFARVIFAAQQRTLLELGIGPIVTAGLLMQLLKGSDILKLNFKDPNDRSLFTSATKIVTIIVIVAETLLYGVSVYGGATPSGYHLAVLIAQLMAASIVVMYLDELVQKGWGLGSGISIFIMAGVAQGIMWSMFNPLPVPGGTEPSGLIPFMITSGMEGNIGDAVLRSSPPAPVPNMPSLFGFGMTAGILLLLVYVQGIHVDIPIVSTRYRGFTATYPIKLLYTSNIPVILASALLANALFIGQMLWVNYNPNNDNPAFNYIAQYDAQSQKPTGGLFYYITAPRSFEAVVADPVRAVVYVLFLTTIVTIFGRLWVELGGLSAKAAAKNLLDADVQVPGFRRSESSVESLLNRYIPSVTIIGGVIIGLLASVSDLFNVFGTGIGLLLMVDILVNYYNLLVREQVDVHMPKLASLLGRT, encoded by the coding sequence ATGAGCTCAGTACAGAATGATGGTATATTTAGAACAATCGTAAAGACAATCTCCCCTGTTATCCCTCAAGTTGAGAAACCTAAAAAGAAAATTACTCTAACTAATAAACTAATATGGACGGGTATTGCAATGCTTATATACCTAGTAATGGGGCAGGTTCCATTATTTGGAGTAAATGTTGATCCTGCCGCCGATCCATTGGCATTTGCCAGAGTAATCTTTGCTGCCCAACAGAGAACCTTGTTGGAGCTTGGTATTGGTCCTATTGTTACTGCTGGATTGTTAATGCAGTTATTGAAAGGTTCGGATATTTTAAAACTAAACTTCAAGGATCCCAATGATAGATCCCTTTTTACATCTGCTACAAAAATAGTAACAATAATTGTAATCGTTGCAGAAACACTACTGTATGGTGTAAGTGTATATGGCGGTGCCACTCCATCGGGCTACCATCTGGCCGTATTAATAGCGCAGTTGATGGCCGCGTCCATCGTGGTCATGTACTTGGATGAACTGGTTCAGAAGGGATGGGGACTTGGCTCTGGGATCAGTATATTCATCATGGCCGGGGTGGCACAAGGGATAATGTGGAGTATGTTTAATCCCTTACCGGTACCAGGTGGCACTGAGCCTAGTGGCTTGATACCCTTCATGATCACAAGCGGAATGGAGGGTAATATAGGAGACGCTGTACTCCGTTCGTCACCACCTGCACCTGTTCCAAATATGCCCAGTCTCTTTGGATTTGGGATGACCGCGGGGATATTGCTGCTATTGGTATACGTACAGGGTATACATGTGGACATACCAATAGTGTCGACGCGGTACCGTGGGTTTACAGCGACGTATCCAATCAAACTGCTTTATACGTCAAACATCCCTGTGATTTTGGCGTCTGCGCTGTTGGCGAACGCGCTTTTCATAGGGCAAATGCTCTGGGTAAATTACAATCCCAACAACGATAATCCTGCCTTCAACTACATAGCGCAATATGATGCACAATCTCAGAAGCCGACTGGAGGTCTATTCTATTACATAACTGCACCTAGATCCTTTGAGGCTGTCGTAGCGGATCCCGTCAGAGCGGTTGTATATGTACTGTTCTTGACCACTATTGTTACCATCTTTGGCCGGCTTTGGGTAGAGCTAGGTGGACTCTCTGCGAAGGCAGCGGCAAAGAACCTATTGGATGCGGATGTCCAAGTACCTGGGTTTAGACGGTCGGAAAGTTCGGTGGAATCCCTACTGAACAGATATATCCCGTCTGTGACAATAATAGGAGGAGTAATAATCGGGTTATTGGCTTCGGTATCAGATTTATTCAACGTTTTCGGAACTGGAATAGGTTTGTTACTGATGGTAGATATACTTGTGAACTACTATAACTTGTTGGTCAGAGAACAAGTCGATGTTCATATGCCAAAATTGGCTTCCTTGTTAGGACGCACTTAG
- a CDS encoding adenylate kinase, whose product MTKRVMIVGIPGVGKSTVITNVFNLLSQEGIDTKIAEFGKIMFEQAKLLSINNRDQLRKLSIEQQRSLQEMTANYINSLGNDVVIIDTHLFIRTEQGYYPGIPLKLLTIINPSHLILITAKSEEIHKRRTDDNSRQRDLISIDRISDDLRLSESMISSSSIISGCPFYIIQNNTDEIEKATDDIRKVILGK is encoded by the coding sequence ATGACTAAACGCGTTATGATAGTTGGTATTCCAGGTGTAGGAAAATCTACTGTTATAACAAATGTATTTAATTTACTCTCTCAAGAGGGTATCGACACAAAAATCGCCGAATTTGGAAAGATTATGTTCGAACAAGCAAAACTCTTATCGATAAACAATCGCGACCAGCTGAGGAAGTTATCGATCGAACAGCAAAGGTCTTTACAAGAAATGACTGCGAACTATATTAATTCGCTAGGTAATGATGTTGTAATTATCGACACTCACTTATTTATCAGGACTGAACAAGGCTATTATCCGGGTATTCCGCTAAAACTATTAACCATAATAAATCCGTCCCACTTGATTCTAATCACAGCAAAATCCGAAGAGATTCATAAAAGAAGGACTGATGATAATAGCCGACAGAGAGACTTGATTTCCATTGACCGTATTAGCGATGATTTAAGACTATCTGAGAGTATGATATCTTCAAGTTCGATAATATCCGGTTGCCCTTTCTATATTATACAAAATAATACAGATGAGATTGAAAAGGCTACTGATGATATTCGTAAGGTCATATTAGGCAAATGA
- a CDS encoding AAA family ATPase, whose product MGSNQIKDIKKGEDHADRRMSIVISGWPAVGKTTIAENLAKDFNLKLWNGGDILKMMAYERGYSSSLNHDWWDTEEAARFMNERNNNPNFDREVDDRLIELVKEGNVVITSYTLPWISDATINFWLQGSVDNRSKRMSMRDKIDINIAKKIVQRRDVENKLIYQKLYQFEFGEKLDVFDFAMNTDILSLESLIIISKNIVENVISSS is encoded by the coding sequence ATGGGATCGAATCAAATTAAGGATATTAAGAAAGGTGAAGACCATGCGGATCGCAGGATGAGTATTGTAATTTCTGGATGGCCCGCCGTAGGAAAGACTACGATTGCTGAAAATCTAGCAAAGGATTTTAATCTAAAACTGTGGAACGGTGGAGACATATTAAAGATGATGGCCTATGAACGTGGCTACTCATCATCACTCAATCATGATTGGTGGGATACAGAAGAGGCAGCTAGATTTATGAATGAGCGTAACAATAATCCAAACTTTGACAGAGAGGTGGATGATCGTTTGATAGAGCTTGTCAAAGAGGGAAACGTCGTCATTACTAGTTATACGTTACCATGGATCTCAGACGCAACAATAAATTTTTGGCTGCAGGGTTCTGTAGATAATAGATCAAAACGGATGTCAATGAGAGACAAAATAGATATCAATATAGCCAAGAAAATAGTACAACGACGCGATGTTGAAAATAAGTTAATTTACCAAAAACTTTATCAGTTCGAATTTGGGGAAAAGCTTGATGTATTCGACTTTGCCATGAATACTGATATATTGTCATTAGAATCTTTAATTATTATTTCAAAAAACATAGTAGAGAATGTAATAAGTTCATCTTGA
- a CDS encoding RNA-guided pseudouridylation complex pseudouridine synthase subunit Cbf5, which translates to MEFNLPQLNKLVKINDGTSDEKFGYYPNNRPIAQLLSYGLILLDKPPGTTSHEIVSYVKKILGLEKAGHSGTLDPGTTGLLPIGLDEGTKIVPVLLMGPKEYVALARLHSHVSSEKLVQVLKEFTGPIYQKPPQRSSVKRQTRIRTIYELELEDQFDRLLLLRTLCESGTYIRKLIYDIGEVLEVGASMIELRRTKVCNFVDETDFVRLHDLVDAFQLHKESGNEEKLRRIILPIEMAMTHIPAITIRDTAIDALCHGAQLALPGIVSIPQNLKKGDLVGIYSLKGEIVGLGISVLDFDEFLSKKKGICFQIKRIVMKPNTYPKFWSTSDTNASSTTSNDTSSDESIFT; encoded by the coding sequence ATGGAATTTAACCTCCCTCAATTAAATAAACTAGTAAAAATAAATGATGGGACGTCCGATGAGAAATTTGGATACTATCCTAATAATAGACCTATTGCACAATTATTAAGTTATGGTCTGATTTTGTTGGATAAACCACCAGGCACTACAAGTCACGAAATTGTTTCATACGTTAAGAAAATACTTGGATTGGAAAAAGCTGGTCATAGCGGTACTTTGGATCCAGGGACAACCGGATTACTACCTATCGGTTTAGATGAAGGAACAAAAATAGTTCCAGTACTACTCATGGGGCCAAAGGAATATGTTGCCCTGGCTAGACTTCATAGCCACGTTTCCAGTGAAAAACTGGTTCAAGTATTGAAGGAATTTACTGGTCCTATCTATCAAAAGCCACCCCAAAGATCTTCTGTAAAACGTCAAACGCGTATTAGGACTATTTACGAATTGGAATTAGAAGATCAATTTGATCGATTGTTATTGTTAAGAACATTATGTGAGTCTGGAACATACATTCGTAAGCTGATATATGATATAGGAGAAGTTCTTGAAGTTGGTGCCTCAATGATAGAGTTACGGAGGACTAAGGTTTGCAATTTTGTAGATGAAACCGACTTTGTTAGACTACATGATCTGGTAGATGCATTTCAGTTGCATAAAGAATCTGGCAATGAAGAGAAACTTCGAAGAATAATACTTCCAATTGAAATGGCTATGACTCATATTCCAGCAATAACTATTAGAGATACTGCAATTGATGCTCTATGCCATGGCGCACAGTTAGCGCTTCCAGGCATAGTGTCTATTCCTCAAAATCTAAAAAAGGGCGATTTAGTAGGTATCTATTCACTAAAAGGAGAAATCGTTGGACTGGGTATTTCTGTATTAGACTTTGATGAATTTCTTAGTAAAAAGAAGGGGATTTGCTTCCAAATAAAGAGGATCGTTATGAAACCAAACACGTATCCCAAATTTTGGTCAACATCCGACACTAATGCGAGCTCAACCACCTCTAATGACACAAGTAGTGATGAATCGATCTTCACTTAA
- a CDS encoding DNA primase small subunit domain-containing protein, whose amino-acid sequence MSDALSFDSNDSIKKDKNKPKYQNAEPDDKNKNWLEEIFRRYYFYHYSQLEVGELINEHEFGFRLFDGKIHRHLSFNDKKELYAYIIKFSPSDIFISSARYQNPKAEIDQKGWNGSDLIFDIDGKDLHLECAQSHNLVLCKDCNLISKGIVSTCEGCKSSRLQIIDMPCTRCIKSLNGEVKKITEILCDDFGIDKEYIFVYFSGNNGYHIHVVDKIFYGASAQKRNAFAQYLMCKGYMIENLGIRKNTEGVLIPMQNKILYNQGWRKRIFESMHLPIQNHRIDDKFVKKYHRMQDVNSNNISDIISTHIFDLSAKIDPNVTMDIHRIFRLAGSINSKSGLIKAFCKDLDSFNPFADACLIGDSSVEIESKLNVKISLKGKQFSIKTGTNSLPEYAAAYVVCKGIGDIQ is encoded by the coding sequence ATGTCAGATGCGCTATCTTTTGATTCAAATGATTCCATCAAAAAGGACAAGAATAAACCCAAATACCAAAATGCCGAGCCGGACGATAAGAACAAGAATTGGCTTGAAGAAATATTTAGGAGATATTACTTTTATCATTACTCACAACTTGAAGTGGGTGAGTTGATAAATGAACATGAATTTGGATTTAGACTTTTTGACGGAAAAATCCATAGACATTTATCCTTTAACGATAAGAAAGAGTTGTACGCATATATTATAAAATTTTCTCCTTCCGACATCTTTATTTCCTCTGCCAGGTATCAAAATCCGAAGGCGGAAATCGATCAAAAAGGTTGGAATGGGTCTGACCTTATATTTGATATTGATGGAAAGGATCTTCATTTAGAGTGTGCTCAAAGTCATAACTTAGTTTTATGTAAGGATTGTAACCTTATTTCTAAAGGCATCGTCTCCACATGTGAAGGCTGCAAAAGTAGTCGATTGCAAATTATCGATATGCCGTGCACCAGGTGTATCAAATCTTTAAACGGGGAAGTCAAAAAGATAACAGAGATACTTTGTGATGATTTTGGCATTGATAAAGAATATATATTTGTATACTTTTCGGGTAACAACGGATATCACATTCACGTTGTCGATAAGATTTTTTATGGTGCATCTGCTCAGAAAAGAAACGCTTTTGCACAATATTTGATGTGCAAAGGTTATATGATTGAGAATTTGGGTATTAGAAAAAACACCGAAGGCGTACTTATTCCGATGCAAAATAAGATTCTATATAACCAGGGCTGGAGGAAAAGAATTTTTGAATCCATGCATTTACCCATTCAGAATCATAGGATTGATGATAAGTTTGTCAAGAAATACCATCGCATGCAGGATGTAAATAGTAACAATATAAGTGACATTATTAGTACTCATATTTTTGACCTATCTGCAAAAATCGATCCTAATGTCACTATGGACATTCATCGAATATTCAGACTCGCCGGCTCCATTAACAGTAAGAGTGGGTTGATCAAAGCTTTTTGCAAAGACTTGGATTCATTCAATCCATTTGCGGATGCATGCTTAATCGGAGATTCTAGCGTTGAAATAGAATCTAAATTAAATGTCAAAATATCGTTGAAAGGTAAGCAATTTAGCATAAAAACTGGAACAAATAGTCTTCCAGAGTACGCAGCTGCTTATGTGGTTTGTAAAGGCATTGGAGATATTCAATAA
- the mtnA gene encoding S-methyl-5-thioribose-1-phosphate isomerase, protein MAKPNDGKYLTTIAWENDGVKLIDQTKLPESLEYIICKNHLDIADAIKKLAIRGAPAIGVAAAMGLALCANNSTCSNKVKMMEELELAYDVLLKTRPTAINLKWGLDRVFEEAKKYDEVDDIRKHVILQAIKMSHDDVTTNKLLGRFGSDLINDGEVVMTHCNAGALATVSYGTALGVIRSVMESGKKISVIATETRPVMQGSRLTAFELVHDGIDVSLIPDTAVGYLMANKMIDKVVVGADRILKSGHVFNKIGTYQVALLAKAHNIPFYVAAPLSTFDMHNNEEDIVIEERSVDEVVRIGEKRIAPTGVRIFNPAFDVTSPELIAGIITEKGVIYPPFESNLKPLFESTNNKV, encoded by the coding sequence ATGGCTAAGCCTAACGACGGGAAATATCTTACTACAATCGCTTGGGAAAATGATGGTGTGAAATTGATTGACCAAACTAAATTACCTGAATCGCTAGAGTACATAATCTGTAAGAACCATCTGGACATCGCTGATGCAATAAAGAAGTTGGCAATCCGGGGCGCACCTGCTATTGGCGTTGCTGCTGCTATGGGGCTGGCCCTATGTGCTAACAATAGCACCTGCAGTAATAAGGTCAAGATGATGGAAGAGTTAGAACTTGCCTACGATGTTTTGCTCAAAACCAGACCCACTGCGATTAACCTAAAATGGGGATTAGACAGAGTATTTGAGGAAGCAAAGAAATACGATGAAGTGGACGATATCAGGAAACATGTAATTCTTCAAGCAATCAAAATGTCTCATGATGATGTTACAACCAACAAGCTGTTGGGGAGATTTGGCTCAGATTTGATCAATGATGGGGAAGTAGTAATGACTCATTGTAACGCTGGAGCATTGGCTACTGTTTCATATGGAACAGCCCTAGGTGTAATAAGGTCAGTAATGGAGTCAGGGAAAAAGATCAGTGTTATTGCAACAGAGACCCGGCCTGTAATGCAAGGATCAAGACTTACTGCATTTGAGCTTGTACATGATGGTATCGACGTTAGTTTAATTCCAGATACCGCGGTTGGTTATCTAATGGCAAATAAGATGATTGATAAAGTGGTGGTGGGAGCTGATCGAATACTAAAATCGGGCCATGTTTTTAATAAGATAGGTACTTATCAGGTGGCTTTACTTGCAAAAGCTCATAATATCCCGTTTTATGTTGCCGCACCATTGTCAACTTTTGATATGCATAATAACGAAGAAGATATCGTTATTGAAGAGCGTTCCGTCGATGAAGTAGTAAGAATAGGCGAAAAAAGAATAGCACCAACAGGGGTAAGGATTTTTAATCCTGCTTTTGATGTAACCTCTCCAGAGCTGATTGCTGGGATAATCACGGAGAAGGGTGTGATATATCCACCATTTGAATCAAACCTGAAGCCACTGTTTGAGTCGACAAATAATAAGGTCTGA
- a CDS encoding PqqD family peptide modification chaperone, giving the protein MHTEQITKDRVFSELRKCMDPEIPVNVVDLGLIYNVDVSEKNNIDIKMTMTTRGCPLHDTLVSDVKKYVNTIEGVGDINVQIVWDPPWSIEKMNPAVRDKLGFGKPTLRFKIDYEKYMPMKAGQVTKQEDGSLALVNEKGQGFMVNENIIEFWENCTGDKTINQLADNFSEKLSLPRQQVEQEVVQLIQQLMEAELLMATNEN; this is encoded by the coding sequence GTGCATACAGAGCAAATAACTAAGGACAGGGTCTTTTCTGAATTAAGAAAATGTATGGATCCAGAAATTCCAGTTAATGTAGTAGATCTTGGTTTGATTTATAATGTGGATGTTTCTGAAAAAAATAATATTGATATTAAAATGACTATGACTACTCGTGGGTGTCCCTTGCACGATACTTTAGTGAGTGACGTAAAAAAATATGTTAATACCATAGAGGGTGTTGGGGATATTAATGTACAAATAGTGTGGGATCCTCCCTGGTCTATTGAAAAAATGAATCCAGCGGTTAGGGATAAACTCGGATTCGGCAAACCAACATTGAGATTTAAGATTGACTACGAAAAGTATATGCCCATGAAGGCCGGCCAAGTGACTAAACAGGAGGATGGATCATTAGCATTGGTCAATGAAAAAGGCCAAGGATTCATGGTAAATGAAAATATCATCGAGTTTTGGGAAAATTGTACTGGAGATAAAACCATAAACCAATTAGCTGACAATTTCTCAGAAAAATTAAGTCTCCCACGACAACAGGTAGAACAGGAGGTAGTTCAGTTAATTCAGCAACTGATGGAAGCAGAGTTGTTAATGGCTACTAATGAGAACTAA